The proteins below are encoded in one region of Homo sapiens chromosome 2, GRCh38.p14 Primary Assembly:
- the KCNK3 gene encoding potassium channel subfamily K member 3 isoform X1: MFYALLGIPLTLVMFQSLGERINTLVRYLLHRAKKGLGMRRADVSMANMVLIGFFSCISTLCIGAAAFSHYEHWTFFQAYYYCFITLTTIGFGDYVALQKDQALQTQPQYVAFSFVYILTGLTVIGAFLNLVVLRFMTMNAEDEKRDAEHRALLTRNGQAGGGGGGGSAHTTDTASSTAAAGGGGFRNVYAEVLHFQSMCSCLWYKSREKLQYSIPMIIPRDLSTSDTCVEQSHSSPGGGGRYSDTPSRRCLCSGAPRSAISSVSTGLHSLSTFRGLMKRRSSV; encoded by the coding sequence ATGTTCTACGCGCTGCTGGGCATCCCGCTCACGCTCGTCATGTTCCAGAGCCTGGGCGAGCGCATCAACACCTTGGTGAGGTACCTGCTGCACCGCGCCAAGAAGGGGCTGGGCATGCGGCGCGCCGACGTgtccatggccaacatggtgctcATCGGCTTCTTCTCGTGCATCAGCACGCTGTGCATCGGCGCCGCCGCCTTCTCCCACTACGAGCACTGGACCTTCTTCCAGGCCTACTACTACTGCTTCATCACCCTCACCACCATCGGCTTCGGCGACTACGTGGCGCTGCAGAAGGACCAGGCCCTGCAGACGCAGCCGCAGTACGTGGCCTTCAGCTTCGTCTACATCCTTACGGGCCTCACGGTCATCGGCGCCTTCCTCAACCTCGTGGTGCTGCGCTTCATGACCATGAACGCCGAGGACGAGAAGCGCGACGCCGAGCACCGCGCGCTGCTCACGCGCAACGGGCAGGCGGGCGGCGGCGGAGGGGGTGGCAGCGCGCACACTACGGACACCGCCTCATCCACGGCGGCAGCGGGCGGCGGCGGCTTCCGCAACGTCTACGCGGAGGTGCTGCACTTCCAGTCCATGTGCTCGTGCCTGTGGTACAAGAGCCGCGAGAAGCTGCAGTACTCCATCCCCATGATCATCCCGCGGGACCTCTCCACGTCCGACACGTGCGTGGAGCAGAGCCACTCGTCGCCGGGAGGGGGCGGCCGCTACAGCGACACGCCCTCGCGACGCTGCCTGTGCAGCGGGGCGCCACGCTCCGCCATCAGCTCGGTGTCCACGGGTCTGCACAGCCTGTCCACCTTCCGCGGCCTCATGAAGCGCAGGAGCTCCGTGTGA